The genomic segment GGCCTGCAGGCTGTCGCTGGCGCCGCCGGACCACTCCACCTCGACGTCCGAACCATCCGGCTTGAGCTGCATCAGCACCGACAGACCGCCGATAGCGCTGACGTAGAGTTTGTCGTCCTGCTTCTGCGGACGCATGATCGACATGCCGTATGACGGCTTGGCCGGCAGGCTCCAGATCACCTCGCCGGACTGCGGCTTCAGGGCGTAGAGGTTCTCTGGCGACCAGATCAAGAGCTGCGGCTGGTTGCCGGCGCGGATGATGACCGGTGGGCAGTAGCCGGGGCCGTCGCCGCTCGGTTCGAGGTTCTTCCACTTCTCCTCGCCGGTGAGCTTGTCGAACGCGACGGCCTCGCTGCCGGGCCCGCCGACAACGCAGTACAGGGTGTCGCCGTCCACCAGCGGGTGCGCGGAGTGGCCCCAGATGGGAACCGCCGCGTTGTAGTCATCGCTGTAGCTCTTCTCCCAGATGACGCTGCCGTCGGCGGTCGACAGACACTTGAGGTCGCCCATCGCGCCGAGCGTGTAGACGCGGTCGCCGTCGACGGTTGGCGTGCAGCGGGGGCCGCCGCCGTACGACACGCGGTAGTCGCGCTCGTATTCGTGCTTCCACAGCTCGTCGCCCGTCTCGGCGTCGAGGCAGCGGATGCGCTCAATGCCCTTGAGTTCGTCGGGCCGGCCGGCCGAGTAGGTGAGTTCGCCCTCGGTGATCTCGTACTCGAAGTGGAACACCTTGCCGTCGGCCACCGCGGGCCCGGCGTAGCCGTGCGCCGACGGCGCCCGCCACTTGACCGGCAGGCCGGACTTGGGCACCTGGGTGGTCACGCCCTGCTCGTGGTAGCTGGCGTCGCGGTCGGGGCCGAGCCACTGGGGCCACTCGTCTGCCAGCAGCGGTGTGGCGATCAGCGACAGGCAGGCGGCGAAGCAACCGAGGCGGGCAGTCATGGCGTCATCCGTGGGTGAGGTTGGGCAGACCGGTAAGGGTACGCTTGGGTCCCGAACCGGAATGTACCGTGGCTCACCCTCCGACGGCAATGATAGGCCCTGCGGTAGCAGGCGCTGTGTGTGGCGCCGCCGGCGCCCTAACTGCTGCGCACGACCAGCTTTGCGAGCAGCCCCAACAGAACGACGCTGCACGCCGCGTCCGCCAGCAGCAGCGGCGTGAGTCCGTGTGAGTCGAGTCGGCTGGTAAAGAACACCAGGTACAGCGCCGTGTAGACGCCGATGTGCAGCAGCAGCCACTCGAATCGTCGCGCCGGCGCGACGCGGTCCACCAACGCCACCCCGGCCCCCAGTGCAATCAATGCCACGCCGGTTAGCTCGGCCAGCCCGCTGCCAAGCACGGCGAGCGCCACCATCGTCACGCCGGCGAGCATCAGCGCCGGCGCGGCGGCAGGGGATTCGAGGGTTGAAAGGGGACGCTGCATGTCGGACCGCAGAAAAGTGAGGCTGTGAAGAGTGATACAAGGAGCCTCTCCTCAGCCTGATTGGCCGCACCCCGCGCGCCAATCGCTCCGATGCGCTAGCCGGACCCCGCTTGCCGCCCGGCGGTCTGCCTGTGCGGGTTGCGCCGTTCC from the Posidoniimonas corsicana genome contains:
- a CDS encoding PQQ-binding-like beta-propeller repeat protein, which encodes MTARLGCFAACLSLIATPLLADEWPQWLGPDRDASYHEQGVTTQVPKSGLPVKWRAPSAHGYAGPAVADGKVFHFEYEITEGELTYSAGRPDELKGIERIRCLDAETGDELWKHEYERDYRVSYGGGPRCTPTVDGDRVYTLGAMGDLKCLSTADGSVIWEKSYSDDYNAAVPIWGHSAHPLVDGDTLYCVVGGPGSEAVAFDKLTGEEKWKNLEPSGDGPGYCPPVIIRAGNQPQLLIWSPENLYALKPQSGEVIWSLPAKPSYGMSIMRPQKQDDKLYVSAIGGLSVLMQLKPDGSDVEVEWSGGASDSLQAANVTPIFTAEAIYGPDCQSSELVALNPEDGSRMWATMQPTLGEGGRGRHGTVFLIRHTPSGKYFLFSEKGDLITADLTPEAYTETGRQHVLEPTSSSFGRPVVWSCPAFAQQAMFARNDKEIVCVDLSVQ